The Candidatus Yanofskybacteria bacterium genomic interval TTATATTTTTAGAAATTATGGGTAAGGGCTTTGGCTAGCTTAGTCATCTCTCTCGGGGCTCTGACTGTGCCTTTCTTGCTTCTGGTAACTTGGCCAGATTCCTTAGCATTGAAATGGTTCTGCCCTGGCGGCCTTTTCATTATTTTTCTGATCTTGCCGTTGGTAATTTTTATTCTCTTGGTTAAAGCTTTCTTGGTTTTCATATTTTTATTACTTCTTTATTATGGTTGTCCATCCAAAAGGGGATCTCTTTATTTGCTCTTGGACGATGTGGGGTTCCGTTATTGTTGTCAGAAATTTCACGAACTTGGTTCTGCCAATCTCGGCTAAAGCCTTCTCTCTGCCTCGTAGGGTCAGCTCAATTCTGACGGGATTGCCTTCTTTTATAAATCCTTCGATCTGCTTGGCCTTAAAGTCCATATCGTGTTGGCCAGTTTTAAATCCTATTCGAACCGTCTTCATCTCCTGATCTTTCTGCTTCTTGGCTGACTTTTTCTCTTGTTTCTCTTTCTGGTAAATGTACTTGCCGTAGTCCATGATCTTGGCCATGGGCGGCTGACTGTTCGGATTAACCTCAACTAAGTCGAGTTCTTTGTCTTTGGCCAATTTCAGCGCATCCAAAGTATCCATTGTCCCAAGTTGATTTCCTTCGTCATCAATAACCGCAACCTGAGGAACTCTTATCTGATTATTTACTCGTAGAGGTTTAAGCAATTCTTTATATTAACAAACGCTAACGATTCTAACATATATATTTAGATTTGAAAAGCCCTCCCACTTTGGCATCCGGCAACTGCCGGAGTCGGAGGGGAGGGCTTTTGAGATTTAGCTAGAAGTTCCTTCTTAGCGGAGAGTCTTTAATATATTCAAAGGCCTCTTCGGCTGTGTCGACAATCCTATAAAGAGTCAGGTCTTCCTCGTCGATTGCTTCGAATTCTTTAAGCATCGAATTCCGCATCCAATCGGTTAGTGGTCCCCAATATTTTTTGCCGACGAATATAATAGGAATCTTGGGAACTTTCTTAGTCTGAATCAGGGTTAATAATTCAAAAGCTTCGTCTAGGGTTCCAAACCCCCCGGGGAAGTATACGTATGCTTGAGCGTAGTAGGAGAGCATCACTTTTCTGGTGAAGAAATAATGGAAGGCGACAGACTGGTCTACGAATCGATTGATTCTTTGCTCGTTTGGTAGCTTTATGTTGAGCCCTATGGAGTTGCCAATCGCTTCATCTTTATTCCCGGTCTCTTCATTGGCTTCCCAGGCTCCTCGATTGCCAGCTTCCATAATACCTGGACCGCCCCCGGTTATGATATCAAAGCCTTCCTTCGCTAGTAAGTATCCAAGCTTTTGGGCTTGCTTATACCATTCATTGTCTTCTTTAAATTGAGCTGATCCAAAGAAGGTCACCGATTTTTTAAGATCGGCTAGGAACTCCCAACCTTCGAC includes:
- a CDS encoding TIGR00730 family Rossman fold protein; amino-acid sequence: MEKEKYNLPVSKLPIEAEELPDKDFRHSFHWRIFKIMGEFVEGWEFLADLKKSVTFFGSAQFKEDNEWYKQAQKLGYLLAKEGFDIITGGGPGIMEAGNRGAWEANEETGNKDEAIGNSIGLNIKLPNEQRINRFVDQSVAFHYFFTRKVMLSYYAQAYVYFPGGFGTLDEAFELLTLIQTKKVPKIPIIFVGKKYWGPLTDWMRNSMLKEFEAIDEEDLTLYRIVDTAEEAFEYIKDSPLRRNF
- a CDS encoding translation initiation factor IF-3, which gives rise to MLKPLRVNNQIRVPQVAVIDDEGNQLGTMDTLDALKLAKDKELDLVEVNPNSQPPMAKIMDYGKYIYQKEKQEKKSAKKQKDQEMKTVRIGFKTGQHDMDFKAKQIEGFIKEGNPVRIELTLRGREKALAEIGRTKFVKFLTTITEPHIVQEQIKRSPFGWTTIIKK